A region from the Natronoarchaeum mannanilyticum genome encodes:
- a CDS encoding DUF7261 family protein translates to MVRVTRSDADGDDEIPASTRAQLVLVAGAVIAVGLAPIALAYVQLGATTDAGVGTADRTGEDVTRALDRAVFEAASGVPGNHSWSDRRDAVAAVENRLDPRLDTLRTSGLREGVVHGIEYNESAAGAWAAEGCPGGPNRQFGDCEAIGGVVVQDRGGRTHVLGVAVDLRVTGEESASRMTHRVDAAPQSAG, encoded by the coding sequence GTGGTACGCGTGACCCGTTCGGACGCAGATGGCGACGACGAGATTCCCGCGTCGACGCGCGCCCAGCTCGTGCTCGTCGCAGGTGCGGTGATCGCCGTCGGCCTCGCGCCGATCGCGCTCGCCTACGTACAGCTCGGCGCCACGACGGACGCCGGCGTCGGCACGGCTGACCGAACCGGCGAGGACGTCACTCGGGCGCTGGATCGAGCCGTCTTCGAGGCGGCGTCCGGCGTCCCCGGCAACCACTCGTGGAGTGACCGCAGGGACGCCGTCGCCGCCGTAGAGAATCGGCTCGATCCGCGTCTGGACACGCTGCGAACGTCGGGGCTCCGCGAGGGCGTCGTCCACGGGATCGAGTACAACGAGTCGGCCGCGGGGGCGTGGGCCGCCGAGGGCTGTCCGGGCGGGCCGAACCGTCAGTTCGGCGACTGCGAGGCGATCGGCGGCGTCGTCGTGCAGGACCGCGGCGGCCGGACGCACGTGCTGGGCGTCGCCGTGGATCTGCGCGTGACAGGAGAAGAATCAGCGTCCCGAATGACACACCGAGTCGATGCCGCGCCTCAGTCGGCAGGATAG